ACACCGGCGACAGCCCGACAAGGGAGTAGTCATGACACTGCTGCGAAATAGGCCATTCCGCGTGACCAAGCCGAGGTCGGCCGCGACCCTGGCTGCGGTCGTCGCCGTCGCGCTCGTGGCCAGTTCCTGTAGCGGCGGGTCGACGGCCAATGGGCAACGGGTGTCCGGAGGACCTACGGGCAGCTATATCGTGCCTGCCGGCATCCACAAGATCAAACATGTGATCGTGATCCAGCAGGAGAACCGATCCTTCGACAGCTACTTCGGTACGTACCCCGGAGCGGACGGCATCCCGATGCAGGGCGGAAAACCCAGCGTGTGCGTGACCAATCCCGCCACCGGGTCCTGCGATGCTCCCTATGTCGACCATGCGGACGTGAATGGGGGCGGACCCCACTCACAACCCAACGCAACGGCGGACATCAACGGCGGGAAGATGGACGGGTTCGTCGGGCAGGCCGAGGCCGGCCGGCGAGGCTGCTTGGATCCGACTGACCCGGCGTGCACCAACTCGTCGACACCGGACGTCATGGGGTACCACACCGAGAGTGACATCCCGAACTACTGGACCTACGCGAAGGACTTTGTCCTCCAGGACCACATGTTCGAGCCGAACGCTTCGTGGAGCCTTCCTGCACATTTGTTCCTGGTGTCCGAGTGGTCGGCCTTCTGCACCCAGCACAACAACCCAGCGAGCTGTGCGAACGCCCTGCAGACGCGACCCGCTGAACGGCCGGCGAACGCCCCGGCCATCTACGGTGGGCAGGCTGGGCCGACGAATGGCTCCAACGCGGGGAACAAGAGGCGTACTCCCATCGCCAATCAGGCCGGACAGCCCGTCTACGCCTGGACGGACCTGACTTATCTGCTCGACAAGTCGCATGTCGGATGGGGGTACTACGTGGTGAGTGGTACCGAGCCCGACTGCGAGAACGACGCCGCCGAGTCCTGTGCGCCCATTCAGCAGAACGCGAGCACACCCGGCATCTGGAACCCGTTGCCGTGGTTTGACACGGTCAAGGCCGACCACCAGCTGGGAAACATCCAGTCGGTCGACAAGTTCTACGCCGCCGCCAAGAGCGGAACCCTGCCGGCGGTGTCGTGGGTGGTGCCGTCGGGCACCGTGAGCGAGCATCCTCCTGCCCCGGTCAGCTTCGGGCAGAGCTACGTCACGAGCCTGATCAACGCGGTGATGAAGAGCCCCGACTGGGATTCGACGGCGATCTTCCTGGCCTGGGACGACTGGGGTGGGTTCTATGACCAGGTGGTGCCGCCGACCGTCGATCAGAACGGCTACGGGCTTCGCGTGCCAGGCATCGTCGTCAGCCCCTATGCGAAGAGCGGCTCCATCGACCACCAGGCACTGAGTTTCGACGCCTATGACAAGTTCATCGAGGATGACTTCCTGAAGGGGCAGCGGATAGACCCGGCCTCCGACGGGCGACCCGACCCGAGGCCGGATGTCCGGGAGAACCAGAAGGTCCTCGGCAACCTCACGGACGACTTCAACTTCAACCAGAGCCCGCATTCGCCGGTGGTCCTGCCCGTGCACCCCACCACGACGCTCACCGGTACACCCGGCCCCTCGCAGGTTCCCGCTGCCGCCAAAGCCGCCGACAATGACGGGTAGGGAGCCCGAGAACGATGGCGCGCGGGTATGGCCGGTTGGCGGCCATGGATTGGGCGTTACGGCCGTGAAAGCGTCTCAGCCGAAGGACTGGAGTCCCGACGCCGCGGCGAAGCCGAGGTGCCCGTTCCCATCGGCGCCTCCGGAGGTGAGGCCCAACAGGTCTTCGTAGCTACGGAGCGCCGAGTAGTGGTTGTACGAGGTGGCCGTCTGGGTGCTGCCGGCCCGGAGGAACTTTGAGTTGAGCAGGAGGGCCCCGATCTGGCCACCGCCGGGCGCGGTATTGGTGCTGGCGGCCGCGTTACCGGGAGCGGCGGTGTTGGGACCAGGCCTCTCGTCACAACACGCGGCGGCGTAGGCCGGGTCGCTCGCA
This Acidimicrobiales bacterium DNA region includes the following protein-coding sequences:
- a CDS encoding alkaline phosphatase family protein translates to MTKPRSAATLAAVVAVALVASSCSGGSTANGQRVSGGPTGSYIVPAGIHKIKHVIVIQQENRSFDSYFGTYPGADGIPMQGGKPSVCVTNPATGSCDAPYVDHADVNGGGPHSQPNATADINGGKMDGFVGQAEAGRRGCLDPTDPACTNSSTPDVMGYHTESDIPNYWTYAKDFVLQDHMFEPNASWSLPAHLFLVSEWSAFCTQHNNPASCANALQTRPAERPANAPAIYGGQAGPTNGSNAGNKRRTPIANQAGQPVYAWTDLTYLLDKSHVGWGYYVVSGTEPDCENDAAESCAPIQQNASTPGIWNPLPWFDTVKADHQLGNIQSVDKFYAAAKSGTLPAVSWVVPSGTVSEHPPAPVSFGQSYVTSLINAVMKSPDWDSTAIFLAWDDWGGFYDQVVPPTVDQNGYGLRVPGIVVSPYAKSGSIDHQALSFDAYDKFIEDDFLKGQRIDPASDGRPDPRPDVRENQKVLGNLTDDFNFNQSPHSPVVLPVHPTTTLTGTPGPSQVPAAAKAADNDG